Proteins encoded within one genomic window of Bombina bombina isolate aBomBom1 chromosome 1, aBomBom1.pri, whole genome shotgun sequence:
- the LOC128641755 gene encoding somatotropin-like has product MYTGVCFSLGLLVIMSLRNNPPEADAFPSLPLSNLFTNAVLRAQHLHMLAADTYRDYERTYIPENQRHSNKNSHAVFCYSETIPAPTDKDNTHQKSDMELLRFSLTLIQSWLNPVQVLNRVFTNNLVFGSSDKVYERLRDLEEGIQSLMRELEDGNFRGSSLLRLTYDKFDVNLRNEDSLVKNYGLLSCFKKDMHKVETYLKVMKCRRFVESNCTI; this is encoded by the exons ATGTATACAGGGGTGTGCTTCTCTCTTGGACTGTTGGTTATAATGTCCCTGAGGAATAATCCTCCAGAAGCTGATGCTTTCCCTTCATTGCCTCTGTCCAATCTCTTCACCAATGCTGTGCTCCGAGCACAACACCTCCACATGTTGGCTGCTGACACATATAGAGATTAT GAGCGCACTTATATCCCAGAAAATCAGAGACATTCAAATAAAAACTCCCATGCAGTGTTCTGTTATTCAGAAACTATCCCTGCTCCAACTGACAAAGACAACACTCACCAGAAGTCC GATATGGAACTTCTGCGCTTCTCACTAACACTAATTCAATCCTGGCTGAACCCAGTGCAAGTTCTCAACAGGGTGTTCACCAACAATTTGGTGTTCGGAAGTTCAGACAAAGTCTATGAAAGACTAAGGGATCTGGAGGAGGGAATCCAATCCCTAATGAGA gagcTAGAAGATGGAAATTTCCGTGGATCTTCTTTACTCAGACTGACATATGACAAATTTGATGTAAATCTCCGCAACGAGGACTCACTTGTGAAGAACTATGGGCTCCTTTCTTGTTTTAAGAAAGACATGCACAAAGTGGAGACTTACCTGAAAGTGATGAAATGCCGCCGCTTTGTAGAGAGCAACTGCACTATCTAA